One region of Flavobacterium sp. KACC 22763 genomic DNA includes:
- a CDS encoding oxidoreductase: MTTKSFFLSTTFLILLSACNKKENTTTATLPEVTEHAETKTDTLQTEEASKKESIYLFNVIPKDSSDVAFVSLSDIYPVNDEKDTLVLPNIEKIGKYDAQYFTFDKSYRKRFLSKTNISETDSLFVYDYAKNKLITFAVKNLKTAAMLNGYSSEEDWPYHNYDFMIGFEINKKYLNGFSEYYRDALVYVGKENPFSKERMKPISWKKIAKKDYPSKPMKNDDRALLKNTVTGNTYFYKTDSYEYFLQDYLDSNKTIYGRRLLVVDSKTKDVIIEKLFSQSEGTSPSPLNYENGENSIDQWTGKLFKNKPEVVFGFEYVSFGCPSISVIDKSNEEINIQCDNRH; this comes from the coding sequence ATGACAACAAAATCGTTCTTTTTATCAACCACTTTTTTAATCCTATTATCTGCCTGCAATAAAAAAGAAAACACCACAACAGCTACACTTCCTGAAGTAACAGAACACGCAGAAACTAAAACCGATACTCTTCAAACTGAAGAAGCTTCAAAGAAAGAAAGCATTTATCTATTTAATGTTATTCCAAAAGACAGCAGTGATGTTGCTTTTGTTTCTCTTTCGGACATTTATCCTGTTAACGACGAAAAAGATACGCTCGTTTTGCCCAACATAGAAAAAATAGGAAAATATGATGCGCAATATTTTACATTCGATAAAAGCTATAGAAAAAGATTTTTGTCTAAAACCAATATCTCTGAAACCGATTCATTATTTGTTTACGATTATGCAAAAAACAAACTGATTACTTTTGCCGTAAAAAATCTGAAAACTGCTGCAATGTTAAACGGATATTCTTCGGAAGAAGATTGGCCTTATCATAATTATGATTTTATGATTGGGTTCGAAATCAATAAAAAATATTTAAACGGCTTCAGTGAATATTACAGAGACGCTTTGGTCTATGTAGGCAAAGAAAATCCGTTTTCAAAAGAACGTATGAAACCAATTTCATGGAAAAAAATCGCAAAAAAGGATTATCCGTCAAAACCAATGAAAAATGACGATCGTGCTTTGCTAAAGAACACAGTAACAGGCAATACGTATTTTTACAAAACAGATAGTTATGAGTATTTTTTACAAGACTACCTGGACAGCAATAAAACAATTTATGGCAGACGCCTTTTGGTCGTTGATTCTAAAACCAAAGATGTTATAATCGAAAAACTTTTCAGCCAAAGCGAAGGCACATCTCCTTCTCCTTTAAATTATGAAAATGGAGAGAATTCTATTGACCAATGGACAGGAAAACTTTTTAAAAATAAACCCGAAGTTGTTTTTGGTTTCGAATATGTTTCTTTTGGCTGTCCGAGTATTTCGGTAATCGACAAATCAAATGAAGAAATTAATATTCAATGCGACAATCGACATTAA
- a CDS encoding lipid A deacylase LpxR family protein, which translates to MEKKKRKSKKLLFAFLILTATLTFGQGKTTEIGFISDNDLYTSSKYDMYYTNGLELFCRFLSKNDNPKINKKITEFRIGQYIYNPRFLNKEAVIVNDRPFTAYLFAEVGKSFFYESESVLKTDFQLGFMGPNALGEETQVGFHKIIGYKKVYGWENQLHNALGVQAHAIYSKKMFPSKHNDFVDLHWQSEGNLGTIFSGVSTGFMARFGFKKLLPIYDSNMYNASVSAQAQPDIREFYFYAAPSVNYQFYDATIEGSMFNDTSPVTFDLEPLRFNAEAGLKYRHNNFNISYSFLYRGRELNDPGIDTNSGYFYGSIRMGFLLK; encoded by the coding sequence ATGGAAAAGAAGAAAAGAAAAAGTAAAAAACTGCTTTTTGCTTTTCTGATATTGACCGCAACGTTAACTTTTGGACAAGGAAAAACAACAGAAATTGGTTTTATATCAGATAATGATTTATACACATCGTCTAAGTACGATATGTATTATACCAATGGTTTGGAACTTTTTTGCAGGTTTTTATCAAAAAACGATAATCCAAAAATCAATAAAAAAATTACCGAATTTCGTATCGGGCAATATATTTACAACCCTCGATTTTTAAACAAAGAAGCCGTTATTGTAAATGATCGTCCTTTTACAGCTTATCTTTTTGCAGAAGTTGGTAAAAGTTTTTTTTACGAAAGTGAGTCAGTTCTAAAAACCGATTTTCAATTGGGTTTTATGGGACCAAATGCTTTGGGAGAAGAAACTCAGGTTGGTTTTCATAAAATTATAGGCTATAAAAAAGTTTACGGTTGGGAAAACCAGTTGCATAATGCTTTAGGTGTCCAGGCGCATGCTATTTACTCTAAAAAAATGTTTCCTTCAAAGCACAATGATTTTGTAGATCTTCATTGGCAGTCAGAAGGAAATCTTGGAACTATTTTTTCTGGAGTTTCAACAGGATTTATGGCAAGATTTGGATTTAAAAAACTCCTTCCAATTTACGATTCTAATATGTATAATGCTTCTGTAAGTGCACAAGCTCAACCAGACATTAGAGAATTTTATTTCTACGCGGCTCCAAGTGTCAATTATCAGTTTTACGATGCCACAATCGAAGGAAGCATGTTTAATGATACAAGTCCAGTTACTTTCGATTTAGAACCGCTTCGTTTCAATGCCGAAGCTGGTTTAAAATACCGACACAATAACTTCAACATATCGTATTCTTTCCTTTATCGAGGAAGAGAATTGAATGATCCTGGAATTGATACTAATTCGGGATATTTTTATGGGTCTATTAGAATGGGGTTTTTGCTTAAATAA
- the mtgA gene encoding monofunctional biosynthetic peptidoglycan transglycosylase encodes MAATKKPAPKTTTNKPKPKTSSSKKSNRSFGEKIKWFFIKAALWFFGISIGSVIFFKYVPVPFTPLMLIRAIENKMAGKEVYFDHDWEPIDKISMNLQKAVIASEDGTFLTHNGFDFKALQKAYKSNERGRRIRGGSTISQQTAKNVFLWQGKSYFRKGLEAYFTVLIEIIWGKERIMEVYLNSIEMGDGVYGAYAATEHWYRRDASSLTPMQAAGIAAILPNPRKFKATGSSSYINRRKERIVREMRYVGKINYNGKEEKKK; translated from the coding sequence ATGGCAGCAACCAAAAAACCGGCACCAAAAACAACTACAAACAAACCAAAACCGAAGACTTCGTCTTCAAAAAAATCGAATCGTTCTTTTGGAGAAAAAATAAAATGGTTTTTTATCAAAGCGGCTTTATGGTTTTTTGGAATCTCAATCGGGTCGGTTATATTTTTTAAATATGTTCCTGTACCGTTTACGCCATTAATGCTTATTCGTGCCATCGAAAATAAAATGGCTGGAAAAGAAGTTTATTTTGACCACGATTGGGAACCGATTGATAAAATCTCAATGAATTTGCAAAAAGCTGTAATCGCAAGTGAAGACGGAACTTTCCTTACGCATAATGGTTTCGATTTTAAAGCACTTCAAAAAGCATATAAAAGTAATGAACGCGGACGCAGAATTCGTGGCGGAAGTACAATCTCGCAGCAAACAGCCAAAAATGTCTTTTTATGGCAAGGGAAAAGCTATTTCCGTAAAGGGCTTGAGGCGTATTTTACCGTTTTAATTGAAATTATCTGGGGTAAAGAGCGCATCATGGAAGTGTATCTGAACAGTATCGAAATGGGAGACGGAGTTTATGGTGCTTACGCGGCAACAGAACATTGGTATCGTAGAGATGCTTCGAGTTTAACGCCAATGCAGGCCGCTGGAATTGCTGCGATATTACCGAACCCTAGAAAATTTAAAGCTACAGGTTCTTCAAGTTATATTAACAGAAGAAAAGAACGAATTGTACGCGAGATGCGTTACGTTGGAAAAATCAATTATAATGGAAAAGAAGAAAAGAAAAAGTAA
- a CDS encoding NAD(P)/FAD-dependent oxidoreductase, whose product MELSYWELKNWFTNVDYTIVGSGIVGLHTALRLRERFPAAKILVLERGMLPQGASTKNAGFACFGSLSEIMDDLKTHSEEDVVALIEKRWKGLQLLRKRLGDQAIDFKPHGGYELFLKEDEFGFNECISKIPFINEVLKPLFKADVFSKEVDRFGFQNIQDYLIFNPFEGQIDTGNMMQELLKQAVSADILILNQQTVKSYADAGNHVEVVLNDFSFKTQKLLFATNGFASELTKGAVKPARAQVLITEPIHNLDIKGTFHLDRGYYYFRNINERILLGGGRNLDFEGETTTEFGQTKIIQNRLEDLLKNVILPNQDFQIAHRWSGIMGIGNSKNPVVTQLSENVFCGVRLGGMGVAIGSLIGTELADLI is encoded by the coding sequence ATGGAACTAAGCTACTGGGAACTTAAAAATTGGTTTACGAATGTAGATTACACAATTGTGGGCAGCGGAATTGTTGGTCTTCATACTGCATTACGCTTACGCGAAAGATTTCCTGCGGCTAAAATTCTGGTTCTCGAACGTGGAATGTTGCCACAAGGTGCAAGTACCAAAAATGCTGGTTTTGCTTGTTTCGGAAGTCTGTCTGAAATTATGGATGACTTAAAAACGCATTCAGAAGAAGATGTTGTGGCACTCATCGAAAAACGCTGGAAAGGTTTACAATTACTTCGAAAAAGATTGGGAGATCAGGCAATCGATTTTAAACCGCATGGTGGATATGAATTGTTTTTAAAAGAAGACGAATTTGGATTTAATGAATGCATTTCTAAAATTCCATTTATTAATGAAGTTTTAAAACCGCTTTTTAAAGCCGATGTTTTTTCGAAAGAAGTAGACCGATTTGGATTTCAAAATATTCAGGACTATTTAATTTTTAATCCGTTTGAAGGACAAATCGATACTGGAAACATGATGCAGGAATTATTGAAGCAAGCTGTTTCGGCAGATATTTTAATCTTAAATCAGCAAACCGTAAAATCGTATGCCGACGCAGGAAATCATGTTGAAGTAGTTTTAAATGATTTTAGTTTTAAAACACAAAAACTACTTTTTGCAACAAACGGTTTTGCGAGCGAACTAACAAAAGGAGCTGTAAAACCTGCAAGAGCGCAAGTGCTTATTACAGAGCCAATTCACAATTTAGACATCAAAGGAACGTTTCATTTAGATCGTGGTTATTATTATTTTAGAAATATAAATGAACGTATTTTGTTAGGCGGAGGAAGAAATCTTGATTTTGAAGGAGAAACAACTACTGAATTTGGACAGACGAAAATTATTCAAAATAGATTGGAAGATTTACTGAAAAATGTAATTTTACCAAATCAGGATTTTCAGATTGCGCACCGATGGAGCGGTATCATGGGAATCGGAAATAGTAAGAATCCTGTCGTAACTCAGCTTTCCGAAAATGTGTTCTGCGGAGTGCGTTTAGGCGGAATGGGCGTAGCGATAGGAAGTTTAATAGGAACAGAATTAGCAGATTTAATATAA
- a CDS encoding S9 family peptidase: MKKLVLTTLIMMSLNAIGQNVMSPELLWKLGRVTPLGISKDAKNVVFKVSTPSVADNKSTSKIYTIPVNGGTATEIKDIKEILADKNISPDGKFVVYNEEVKIDKVLGKDFYPSLTKSDAQIYDGLDYRHWDTWNEGKFNHVFYKENKDGAKGIDILKGETFDSPQKPFGGDEDYIWSPDSKSIFYVCKKKAGTAYAISTNTDIYEYNLETQKTTNKTEGNLGYDTAPQFSPTGNLTWLQMKRDGYESDKNDIIVEFKGIKTNLTANWDGTVDNFIWSKDGRTVFFVAPIDGTKQLFSVNFPGLTKIAINVRQLTNGDFDVNDLVGFSGDDIIVTRTDMNHAGEIFSFNLKKNTWKQLSNINTETYKTLALSKTEKRYVTTTDGKKMLVWVILPPNFDASKKYPTLLFCQGGPQSALTQSYSFRWNFSLMAAKGYVVVAPNRRGMPGHGVEWNEQISKDWGGQVMDDYLSAIDDVAKESYVDKSRLGCVGASYGGYSVFYLAGIHKNRFKTFIAHDGVFNTVSMLGTTEEVFFNNWDFGGPYWEKDNAVAQKAYTTFNPATLVQNWNKPILIFQGGKDFRVPIGQGQEAFQAAQLRGIKSRFVYFPDENHWVLKPQNAQVWQGEFFKWLDETL; encoded by the coding sequence ATGAAAAAACTAGTATTAACAACCTTAATAATGATGAGTTTAAATGCTATCGGACAGAATGTAATGTCCCCAGAATTGTTATGGAAATTAGGAAGAGTGACACCTCTTGGCATTTCTAAAGATGCGAAAAATGTCGTTTTTAAAGTTTCAACGCCTTCTGTGGCCGATAACAAATCGACTTCTAAAATCTACACGATTCCTGTAAACGGAGGAACTGCAACCGAAATTAAAGACATTAAAGAAATTTTGGCTGATAAAAACATTTCGCCTGACGGAAAATTTGTCGTTTACAATGAAGAAGTAAAAATTGATAAAGTTTTAGGTAAAGATTTCTACCCAAGTCTAACAAAATCTGATGCTCAAATTTATGATGGTTTAGATTATCGTCACTGGGATACTTGGAACGAAGGAAAATTTAATCACGTTTTTTATAAAGAAAACAAAGACGGCGCAAAAGGAATTGACATCTTGAAAGGTGAAACTTTCGATTCTCCACAAAAACCTTTTGGTGGTGACGAAGATTATATCTGGTCGCCAGACAGCAAAAGCATTTTTTACGTTTGCAAGAAAAAAGCAGGAACTGCTTATGCTATTTCTACCAACACAGATATTTATGAGTACAATTTAGAAACTCAAAAAACAACTAATAAAACCGAAGGTAATTTAGGTTACGATACAGCGCCACAATTTTCTCCGACAGGAAATTTAACTTGGCTGCAAATGAAACGTGACGGTTACGAGTCGGACAAAAATGATATTATTGTTGAGTTTAAAGGAATCAAAACTAACTTAACAGCAAACTGGGACGGAACTGTAGATAATTTTATCTGGAGTAAAGACGGAAGAACAGTATTTTTTGTAGCACCTATTGACGGAACAAAACAACTTTTCTCGGTTAATTTTCCTGGTTTAACTAAAATTGCAATCAACGTACGTCAATTGACAAACGGAGATTTTGATGTGAATGATTTAGTTGGTTTTTCTGGAGATGATATTATCGTTACCAGAACAGACATGAATCATGCTGGTGAAATTTTTTCTTTCAATTTGAAGAAAAACACTTGGAAACAATTATCAAACATCAATACAGAAACGTACAAAACTTTAGCTTTAAGCAAAACAGAAAAACGTTATGTTACTACAACTGATGGCAAAAAAATGTTGGTTTGGGTAATCTTGCCTCCAAATTTTGATGCTTCTAAAAAATATCCAACTTTATTATTCTGCCAAGGCGGACCACAAAGTGCATTGACACAATCGTACTCTTTCCGTTGGAATTTCTCTTTAATGGCTGCTAAAGGTTACGTAGTTGTGGCGCCAAACCGTCGCGGAATGCCAGGACACGGTGTTGAATGGAATGAACAAATCAGTAAAGATTGGGGTGGACAAGTTATGGACGATTACCTTTCTGCAATTGATGATGTTGCAAAAGAAAGCTATGTTGACAAAAGCCGTTTAGGATGCGTTGGCGCTAGTTACGGAGGATATTCTGTATTTTATTTAGCTGGAATTCACAAGAACCGTTTCAAAACTTTTATCGCTCATGATGGTGTTTTCAATACCGTTTCTATGTTAGGAACTACTGAAGAAGTTTTCTTTAACAACTGGGATTTTGGCGGACCATATTGGGAAAAAGATAATGCGGTAGCGCAAAAAGCATATACAACTTTTAATCCTGCAACTTTGGTTCAAAACTGGAATAAGCCAATTTTGATTTTCCAAGGAGGAAAAGATTTCCGCGTGCCAATCGGACAAGGACAAGAAGCTTTCCAAGCTGCTCAGTTAAGAGGAATCAAAAGTCGTTTTGTGTATTTCCCAGACGAAAATCACTGGGTTTTAAAACCACAGAACGCTCAAGTTTGGCAAGGTGAATTCTTCAAATGGTTAGATGAGACTTTGTAA
- a CDS encoding hybrid sensor histidine kinase/response regulator, which translates to METKRSYTAIKVLFSYVALLALVVTVGWFLYSENVVYNKLEDKIALEKIKILRVSRLYSNVYKTESLARQTIQNNSEKDFKNYLIETDSLRKRIDTLKQIVTTEYQKKLLDSVTYFLAEKTENIKQLREIKNKADDETSVNNAIDEITKMEFNLRKLELQDFTKNPNQLGSYQRSVLQRYVDYLNSNIPDDSTNTLSKKASDSILANSKKLLSSVKIKAEKKKESLNFEENKLLQNEIAISDQLRKILRIIEREIIINSIKNNSLKEKSLKRVNEIVTASAVIGLLLTVFFSILIVSDYSKSQLYKKQLEIANFKTKNLLKSREQLISTVSHDLKTPLSTIVGYSELLGNSDVNTKQSYFVKNIKNSSEYITQLVQDLLDFSQIEAGKISIEKVPFSLPEIIEDVARNIQTVYKQKDIDLIINVDEQFHQRIVGDPFRLKQILTNIIGNAYKFTEEGHIRIAAYANDDQFFTISIQDTGIGIEKANQKLVFEEFAQANEGIEKKYGGTGLGLSICQKIISILGGSLSLESIFGKGSTFIIQLPLLFDSSQGNMSLNGIKDKPSKNTKKQTFIVVDDDINLLNLTSGVLKQEQHQVFSFTNPAKALETIKSTPFDFVITDIQMPEIDGFQFLEKLRELPETVFKNQPVIALTGRTDLDLSVYKNAGFTTVIKKPYSPKILLETIQHILDHEEVLVAESTETVNKSSSQLYSLETLKDFLGQDESALKEVLKSFIDTTIENIEVLKTAVKEQNHDEIKSIAHRIAPMFKQIQSNEIGELLKDLEKEDLNTIDLKTTFSDLEGKIKILFKELKQEI; encoded by the coding sequence ATGGAGACCAAAAGAAGTTACACCGCAATCAAAGTTTTATTCAGCTATGTTGCATTACTGGCTTTGGTTGTTACAGTTGGATGGTTTCTGTATTCTGAAAATGTAGTTTACAACAAACTGGAAGATAAAATTGCTTTAGAAAAAATCAAAATTCTGAGAGTCAGTCGACTTTATTCGAATGTATATAAAACTGAGAGTTTAGCCAGACAGACAATTCAGAATAATTCGGAGAAAGATTTCAAAAACTATTTAATTGAAACCGATTCGCTTCGCAAAAGAATTGACACTTTAAAACAGATTGTTACTACAGAATACCAAAAAAAACTTTTGGATAGTGTTACCTATTTCTTAGCTGAAAAGACAGAAAACATCAAGCAGTTAAGAGAAATAAAAAACAAAGCTGATGACGAAACTTCCGTAAATAATGCGATTGACGAAATCACTAAAATGGAGTTTAATCTTAGAAAACTTGAACTTCAGGATTTCACCAAAAATCCAAATCAGTTAGGAAGCTATCAGCGAAGTGTCTTGCAGCGTTATGTTGATTATTTAAATTCAAATATTCCTGATGACAGCACCAATACGCTGAGCAAAAAAGCTTCAGATTCTATTTTGGCAAATTCTAAAAAGCTTCTGAGTTCTGTAAAAATAAAAGCTGAAAAAAAGAAAGAATCTTTGAATTTTGAAGAAAACAAACTGCTTCAAAATGAAATTGCGATTTCGGATCAGCTTAGAAAAATACTTCGAATTATTGAAAGAGAAATCATTATCAATTCGATAAAAAACAATTCATTAAAAGAAAAATCATTAAAAAGAGTCAATGAAATTGTGACGGCTTCTGCTGTTATTGGTTTATTGCTGACGGTCTTTTTCTCGATTCTAATTGTCAGCGATTATTCAAAATCTCAATTGTACAAGAAACAGCTTGAAATTGCCAATTTCAAAACCAAAAATCTGCTCAAAAGCCGAGAACAATTAATTTCAACCGTAAGCCACGATTTGAAAACACCTTTGAGTACCATTGTTGGCTATTCTGAACTTTTGGGCAATTCAGATGTTAATACCAAGCAATCGTATTTCGTTAAAAACATTAAAAATTCATCTGAATATATTACGCAACTCGTTCAGGATTTATTAGATTTTTCGCAGATCGAAGCCGGAAAAATTTCTATAGAAAAAGTTCCATTTTCATTACCCGAAATCATTGAAGACGTTGCCCGAAATATTCAAACGGTTTACAAACAAAAAGATATTGATCTCATTATAAATGTAGACGAACAGTTTCATCAACGTATTGTTGGAGATCCTTTTCGCTTGAAACAGATTCTAACCAACATTATCGGAAATGCTTATAAATTTACCGAAGAAGGTCATATTCGAATTGCCGCTTACGCGAATGACGACCAATTTTTTACCATTTCGATTCAAGATACAGGAATTGGAATTGAAAAAGCGAATCAGAAATTGGTTTTCGAAGAATTTGCACAGGCAAATGAAGGCATCGAAAAGAAATACGGCGGAACCGGCTTGGGATTATCAATCTGTCAAAAGATTATTTCTATTTTGGGCGGAAGTTTAAGCTTAGAAAGTATTTTTGGAAAAGGAAGCACCTTTATTATTCAGCTGCCACTATTATTTGATAGTAGCCAAGGAAATATGTCTTTAAACGGAATCAAAGACAAACCATCAAAAAACACTAAAAAACAAACTTTTATTGTTGTTGATGACGACATCAATCTTTTGAATCTAACAAGTGGTGTTTTAAAACAGGAACAGCATCAGGTATTTTCGTTTACAAATCCGGCGAAAGCTTTAGAAACAATCAAAAGTACACCTTTCGATTTTGTCATTACTGATATCCAAATGCCAGAAATTGACGGTTTTCAATTTTTAGAAAAACTTCGTGAACTTCCAGAAACGGTCTTTAAAAATCAGCCTGTAATTGCACTTACTGGCCGCACAGATCTAGATCTTTCAGTTTATAAGAATGCTGGTTTTACAACAGTTATAAAGAAACCTTATTCTCCAAAAATTCTATTGGAAACGATTCAGCATATTTTGGATCATGAAGAAGTTCTGGTAGCCGAATCTACAGAAACTGTCAATAAAAGCAGTTCTCAATTGTATTCTTTAGAAACTTTAAAAGATTTCTTAGGACAAGACGAATCTGCCTTGAAAGAAGTTTTAAAATCTTTTATAGACACTACTATAGAAAATATCGAGGTTTTAAAAACTGCTGTTAAAGAGCAAAATCACGACGAAATAAAATCTATTGCACATCGTATTGCTCCCATGTTCAAACAAATTCAGTCGAACGAAATTGGTGAACTTTTAAAAGATCTGGAAAAAGAAGATTTAAACACAATTGATCTAAAAACTACATTTTCAGATTTAGAAGGAAAAATAAAAATTCTTTTTAAGGAATTGAAGCAAGAAATTTAA
- a CDS encoding sigma-54-dependent transcriptional regulator, with the protein MPKILVIEDDIAFCKLLEKFLIKKAYDVTIAFSAAEAREAVKNESFDLILTDLRLPDSDGIGLMSEFKNSHPHIPVILMTGYSDVNTAVKAIKNGAADYISKPFNPDEVLLVITNALQAPKADVEEQLETPEKKKKTVKKPVATENEFVKGISVASKKLLDHIQLVSPTDMSVLIIGESGTGKEIIAKSIHQQSRRKDNNFIAVDCGAIPKELAASEFFGHLKGSFTGAISDKKGYFEAANGGTLFLDEIGNLSYENQIQLLRALQERKIKPVGSNKEINVDIRIITATNEDLREAVKNGDFREDLYHRINEFSIQSPSLKDRGEDLMVFADYFLEKANQQLDKEVIGFSPEVVSIFQNYNWPGNLRELQNCVKRATLLTRGEFIESDVLPAEFFQIQKQQPSANEVFSLSENEKETIIQALSRTQNNKSEAAKLLKITRKTLYNKLKQYNIE; encoded by the coding sequence ATGCCGAAGATATTAGTAATAGAAGATGATATTGCGTTTTGTAAATTATTAGAAAAATTTCTAATTAAAAAAGCGTACGATGTAACGATAGCTTTCTCCGCAGCAGAAGCGCGTGAAGCAGTTAAAAATGAATCTTTTGATTTGATTTTGACAGATCTTCGCTTGCCTGATTCTGATGGTATTGGACTTATGTCTGAATTTAAAAACTCGCATCCTCATATTCCTGTTATTTTAATGACGGGCTACTCTGATGTTAACACTGCAGTTAAAGCCATTAAAAACGGAGCGGCTGATTATATTTCTAAACCTTTTAATCCAGATGAAGTTCTTCTGGTTATTACCAATGCGTTGCAAGCTCCAAAAGCAGACGTAGAAGAACAGTTAGAAACTCCGGAAAAAAAGAAAAAAACAGTCAAAAAGCCAGTTGCGACAGAAAACGAATTTGTTAAAGGAATTTCTGTAGCTTCAAAAAAACTTTTAGATCATATTCAATTGGTAAGTCCAACGGATATGTCTGTTCTGATTATTGGCGAAAGCGGAACAGGAAAAGAGATCATAGCCAAAAGCATTCACCAGCAGAGCAGAAGAAAAGACAATAATTTTATTGCCGTAGATTGCGGTGCGATTCCGAAAGAATTGGCGGCGAGTGAATTTTTTGGGCATTTAAAAGGATCTTTTACTGGAGCAATCAGCGATAAAAAAGGATATTTTGAAGCCGCTAATGGTGGAACTTTATTTTTGGACGAAATTGGAAACCTTTCTTACGAGAATCAAATTCAATTGTTGAGAGCACTTCAGGAAAGAAAAATTAAACCTGTTGGAAGCAATAAAGAAATAAACGTCGATATACGCATTATTACAGCTACCAACGAAGATTTGCGCGAGGCAGTAAAAAACGGCGATTTTAGAGAAGATTTATACCATAGAATCAATGAGTTTTCGATTCAGTCACCATCTTTAAAAGATCGCGGAGAAGATTTAATGGTTTTTGCCGATTATTTCCTAGAAAAAGCCAATCAGCAATTAGATAAAGAGGTTATCGGATTTTCTCCAGAAGTAGTTTCTATTTTTCAGAATTACAACTGGCCAGGAAATTTACGAGAATTGCAAAATTGCGTAAAACGTGCCACTCTTTTAACTCGTGGTGAATTTATAGAAAGTGACGTGCTTCCGGCAGAATTCTTTCAGATTCAAAAACAGCAGCCTTCAGCAAATGAAGTTTTTTCATTATCTGAAAATGAAAAAGAAACCATTATTCAGGCGTTATCAAGAACACAGAATAATAAATCTGAAGCGGCAAAACTGCTTAAAATTACGAGAAAAACACTTTACAATAAATTGAAACAATACAACATTGAGTAA
- a CDS encoding PepSY-like domain-containing protein, with the protein MKKLVLSAAIVLGSLSVNAAVLPAISITQSVIFQDAFKEVAADQIPAAVKSTVEKSFPNTKLEKAYKNDKNEYKLEISSGDKKYTIFTDASGNIIKK; encoded by the coding sequence ATGAAAAAGTTAGTTTTATCAGCAGCGATTGTTTTAGGAAGTCTTTCAGTAAATGCTGCAGTTCTTCCAGCAATCTCAATTACTCAATCAGTAATTTTTCAAGATGCATTTAAAGAGGTGGCTGCAGACCAAATACCGGCAGCTGTGAAGTCTACGGTTGAAAAATCGTTTCCAAACACTAAGCTAGAAAAAGCTTATAAAAACGATAAAAACGAGTATAAACTCGAAATTTCAAGTGGAGACAAGAAGTATACTATTTTTACAGATGCTTCTGGTAACATCATCAAGAAATAA